One genomic segment of Erysipelotrichaceae bacterium 66202529 includes these proteins:
- a CDS encoding stress protein — translation MEEIIRKIVDADKQARARVEQKQKERHNIQNLIQDQSMEIREKYRKETERCITEKREEMDADLSKAMQQEETVYEEALQALQKKFDEHKDEWVSQIVERTLAM, via the coding sequence TTGGAAGAAATCATTCGTAAAATCGTTGATGCCGACAAGCAGGCAAGAGCGCGTGTCGAGCAGAAGCAGAAGGAACGCCACAACATCCAGAATCTGATACAGGACCAGAGTATGGAAATAAGAGAAAAGTATCGAAAAGAAACAGAACGCTGTATAACAGAGAAACGCGAAGAGATGGACGCGGATCTGTCAAAGGCTATGCAGCAGGAAGAAACCGTCTATGAGGAGGCATTGCAGGCTCTGCAAAAGAAATTTGACGAGCATAAGGATGAATGGGTTTCACAGATTGTGGAACGAACACTGGCAATGTAG
- a CDS encoding cation:proton antiporter yields the protein MESYRYLLDVALILLSTKVFGLLTRRIEMPQVVGALVAGLLLGPAFFNIVQESEFLDHIAEIGVIVLMFSAGLETDITELKKSGKNSFVIALIGVLVPLLAGYVLASFFNTEPDAFLQNMFIGVILTATSVSISVETLKEMGKLSTPSGNAILGAALIDDILGIVALTIITGMADTSVQLGEVMLKIVAFFVLAVIVGIFARKGIEKFFDRYQKVHRRFSILSFAFCLLFAYVAEAFFGVADITGAFIAGLIISGTSRCNYVQMRIETLSYLLISPVFFASIGLKVVLPEMSTSIMIFSVLLLVLAILTKIVGCGLGAKLCKYETIQSLRIGIGMVSRGEVALIVASKGMKVGLMNDAFFGPIIIMVVLTTVVTPILLKIVFRSRENDPDVYASSELIEDYEKIEQNEKLAQKVLEQS from the coding sequence ATGGAATCTTATCGTTACCTGCTGGACGTGGCGCTGATTCTTCTCAGCACGAAGGTATTCGGACTGCTTACCAGAAGAATAGAAATGCCGCAGGTCGTTGGGGCGCTTGTAGCAGGCTTGCTGCTGGGGCCGGCATTTTTTAATATCGTACAGGAATCGGAATTCCTGGATCATATTGCAGAAATCGGTGTTATCGTACTGATGTTCTCTGCAGGTCTGGAAACAGATATCACAGAGCTGAAGAAAAGCGGGAAAAACAGCTTTGTCATTGCACTAATCGGTGTTCTGGTACCGCTGCTTGCAGGTTATGTTCTGGCATCCTTTTTTAATACAGAGCCGGATGCATTCCTGCAGAATATGTTTATCGGTGTTATCCTGACGGCAACCTCTGTGAGTATCTCCGTTGAAACGCTCAAGGAGATGGGAAAGCTCTCCACCCCGAGTGGAAATGCGATTCTGGGGGCTGCTTTGATTGATGATATTCTTGGAATCGTTGCATTGACCATCATTACCGGTATGGCAGACACCTCAGTGCAGCTGGGAGAGGTCATGCTGAAAATCGTTGCCTTCTTTGTTCTCGCAGTAATTGTTGGAATCTTTGCCCGCAAGGGGATTGAGAAATTCTTTGACCGCTATCAGAAGGTACATCGCCGGTTTTCCATTCTGAGCTTTGCCTTCTGTCTGCTGTTTGCCTATGTTGCGGAAGCCTTCTTCGGTGTAGCGGATATTACCGGGGCATTTATCGCCGGATTGATTATCAGCGGTACAAGCCGCTGCAATTATGTGCAGATGCGTATTGAAACCTTATCGTATCTCTTGATTTCCCCGGTCTTTTTTGCGAGCATCGGTTTAAAGGTTGTTCTGCCTGAAATGAGCACCAGCATTATGATTTTCTCTGTGCTGCTTCTGGTGCTGGCGATTCTGACGAAGATTGTCGGCTGCGGACTTGGGGCTAAGCTGTGCAAGTATGAAACAATACAGAGTCTGCGTATCGGAATCGGAATGGTATCCCGTGGAGAGGTTGCGCTGATTGTTGCCAGTAAGGGGATGAAGGTTGGCTTGATGAATGATGCATTTTTCGGCCCGATCATCATTATGGTCGTACTGACAACGGTTGTTACACCGATCTTGTTGAAAATAGTGTTCAGAAGCCGTGAAAATGATCCGGATGTTTATGCATCTTCAGAGCTGATTGAGGATTATGAAAAAATCGAGCAGAACGAAAAGCTGGCGCAGAAGGTGCTGGAACAGAGCTGA
- a CDS encoding ATPase: MLNMFELLLPLILIALISLPLVNVFRGKKSVSVAKRRMITHVCFFFAIVLGTVFFSATKAYAAGADDVTMKMAGSIGQGLGFIAAALATGLSALGAGIAVAAAAPAAIGAFSENEKNFGKSMIFVALGEGVAIYGLLISIFIIFMKL, from the coding sequence ATGTTAAACATGTTTGAACTTTTATTGCCGCTTATTCTGATCGCATTGATCTCTTTACCGCTGGTAAACGTATTTAGAGGAAAGAAAAGTGTATCTGTAGCAAAGCGCCGTATGATTACGCACGTTTGCTTCTTCTTCGCTATTGTGCTGGGAACAGTGTTCTTCAGCGCAACAAAGGCTTATGCTGCTGGTGCGGATGATGTCACAATGAAAATGGCAGGCTCCATCGGTCAGGGTCTTGGCTTCATCGCCGCTGCACTTGCGACCGGACTTTCCGCACTTGGTGCAGGTATCGCCGTAGCTGCTGCTGCTCCAGCCGCAATCGGAGCCTTCTCTGAAAACGAGAAAAACTTCGGTAAATCCATGATCTTCGTTGCCCTGGGTGAAGGTGTTGCTATCTACGGTCTTTTGATCTCTATCTTCATTATCTTCATGAAGCTGTAA
- a CDS encoding V-type ATP synthase subunit I codes for MAISKMKLVNILADNEYLNDVLLKFVELDYFHPEPASKFVDSVHGLTTLSDENPITDVLTHFHEVLQDMDMTLPVKDVKNGEYDLEGIRSYIDGIHGRFENGAAIRRELETVIQENRDALTQVQNIESIDLNLDDLFECKYIKIRFGRLPIDSVEKLQYYRNRPFVFKSFSTDDTYSWCVYFTTAKYEGDVDNIFSSLYFERIRIPEFVHGNPKQAKETLQEEIDNDLKQLQHVNEVIDALKAECMDNFADIKAELEFINHTFEARKYVLGLGERFSITGFVVEEDVPKLKETFSNLKEVEIEVRPAHSDKRLSPPTKLKNGWFARPFSMFVEMYGTPEYEGIDPTPFVAFTYSLLFGIMFGDLGQGIVLILVGYLFYKWKGMRLGEIGMRIGIFSSIFGVVYGSVFGNEELLNPLYKTVFGLSEKPVEVMTSNFIPVLLVMAVGLGAILIVISIGINLYLQIKNKNYGELFFSQNGVAGLVFYISLIGGGAYQLMSGTSVITNPIFAVIFLLVPLVLIFLKEALERKMDNREMFPDGFGGFFVESFFELFEICLSFITNTISYLRVGGFVLSHAGMMMAVMLIMDMAGGAGWIVLILGNIFVMCLEGMIVGIQVLRLEFYEMFSRYFTGNGIVFKSLND; via the coding sequence ATGGCAATTTCAAAAATGAAACTGGTCAACATCCTTGCGGATAATGAATATCTCAACGATGTACTTTTGAAATTCGTGGAACTGGATTACTTTCATCCGGAACCGGCCAGCAAGTTTGTGGACAGTGTACACGGACTTACCACGCTGAGTGATGAAAATCCGATTACCGATGTGCTGACGCATTTCCATGAGGTGCTGCAGGACATGGATATGACACTTCCTGTAAAGGATGTGAAAAACGGGGAATATGATCTGGAAGGCATCCGTTCCTATATAGACGGAATCCACGGGCGCTTTGAAAACGGTGCAGCGATACGCCGCGAGCTGGAAACCGTGATCCAGGAAAACCGCGATGCACTAACACAGGTACAGAATATCGAAAGCATCGACCTGAATCTGGATGATTTGTTTGAATGCAAATATATTAAAATCCGGTTTGGAAGACTGCCGATCGACAGTGTTGAAAAGCTGCAGTATTACCGCAACCGCCCGTTTGTATTCAAATCGTTCAGTACCGATGATACGTATAGCTGGTGTGTGTATTTCACAACAGCAAAATACGAGGGAGATGTGGACAATATCTTTTCCTCTTTATACTTTGAACGTATCCGAATTCCGGAGTTTGTACACGGAAATCCGAAACAGGCCAAGGAAACACTGCAGGAGGAAATCGACAACGATCTCAAGCAGCTGCAGCATGTGAATGAGGTCATAGATGCCTTAAAGGCTGAATGCATGGACAATTTCGCTGACATCAAGGCGGAGCTGGAGTTTATAAACCACACCTTTGAAGCCAGAAAATATGTACTGGGTCTCGGTGAGAGATTCTCCATTACAGGTTTTGTGGTTGAAGAAGATGTGCCAAAATTGAAGGAAACATTCTCAAATTTGAAGGAGGTGGAAATCGAAGTCAGGCCTGCCCATAGCGACAAGCGACTTTCGCCTCCGACCAAATTAAAGAATGGGTGGTTTGCCAGGCCCTTCTCGATGTTTGTAGAAATGTATGGCACCCCCGAATATGAGGGAATCGATCCAACGCCCTTTGTAGCGTTTACGTATTCACTTCTGTTCGGTATTATGTTTGGCGATCTGGGACAGGGAATCGTCCTGATCCTGGTCGGCTATCTATTTTATAAATGGAAAGGCATGCGCCTTGGGGAAATCGGCATGCGCATCGGTATCTTCTCCAGTATCTTTGGTGTTGTATACGGATCCGTGTTCGGTAACGAGGAGCTGCTGAACCCGTTGTATAAAACGGTGTTTGGTCTTTCCGAAAAGCCGGTTGAGGTTATGACCAGCAACTTCATCCCTGTACTGCTTGTCATGGCAGTGGGGCTGGGAGCGATTCTGATCGTAATCAGTATTGGCATCAATCTGTATCTGCAGATTAAAAATAAAAATTATGGTGAGCTGTTCTTTTCACAGAACGGGGTTGCCGGCCTTGTATTTTATATATCTCTCATCGGTGGTGGCGCTTATCAGCTCATGAGCGGAACAAGCGTTATCACCAATCCAATCTTTGCCGTTATCTTTCTGCTTGTACCGCTGGTACTGATTTTCCTGAAAGAAGCGCTGGAGAGAAAAATGGACAACAGGGAGATGTTCCCGGATGGCTTTGGAGGCTTCTTTGTGGAAAGCTTCTTCGAGCTATTTGAAATCTGCCTTTCATTTATCACCAATACCATCTCCTATCTGCGTGTCGGCGGCTTCGTCTTATCCCATGCGGGGATGATGATGGCTGTCATGCTGATTATGGACATGGCTGGAGGTGCTGGATGGATCGTGCTGATCCTGGGAAATATCTTCGTCATGTGTCTGGAGGGTATGATTGTTGGAATCCAGGTGCTTCGTCTGGAATTCTATGAAATGTTCTCCCGTTATTTCACGGGGAACGGAATCGTGTTTAAATCACTGAATGATTAA
- a CDS encoding aspartyl beta-hydroxylase: MSMAEGVIVAKARSMHGEALDEEMYQELLHKKSVAEIAGYLKHETSYAAALKDVRENNIHRGQLESILRQEIFKKTMKLYRYADAALKPYYKLHMQQIEIDLILSRIRVLISQEYEAAIAEFPIFLKPYTSFDLLRLGNVHSFDELLDVLKNTMYYAILLPFRVKKGQENDIDYTKMETQLQVQHYTHTFQVIDKTLKGKSRKAVKEFFAMQIELSNIEKIYRYKKYFNAREDIIRESLVPVHEHLSAAFVEELIAQPNARAFIKLLQSSTYRLGIEDMEKDYVYIEQYTDSFLYEKAKKNIYYSLDAPLVFTSYLYTAERELENIINIIEGVRYHVSIEDMQRMLIY, from the coding sequence ATGAGTATGGCAGAAGGTGTTATTGTGGCGAAAGCCAGAAGCATGCACGGAGAAGCGCTGGATGAAGAAATGTATCAGGAGCTGCTGCATAAGAAAAGCGTGGCGGAAATCGCCGGTTACCTGAAGCATGAAACCTCCTATGCGGCAGCCCTAAAGGATGTGCGGGAAAACAATATTCACCGCGGTCAGCTGGAAAGCATTCTGCGTCAGGAGATTTTTAAAAAAACGATGAAGCTGTACCGTTATGCGGATGCGGCCTTGAAGCCGTATTATAAGCTGCATATGCAGCAGATCGAAATTGATCTGATCCTGTCCCGTATCCGGGTTTTGATTTCTCAGGAGTATGAAGCAGCCATTGCGGAATTTCCTATTTTCCTGAAGCCGTATACCAGCTTTGACCTGCTGCGGCTTGGAAATGTTCACAGCTTTGATGAACTGCTGGATGTTTTAAAGAATACCATGTATTATGCAATACTTCTTCCTTTCCGTGTAAAAAAAGGGCAGGAAAATGATATTGATTATACAAAAATGGAAACGCAGCTGCAGGTGCAGCATTACACCCATACCTTTCAGGTGATTGACAAGACGCTGAAGGGAAAAAGCAGAAAAGCGGTCAAGGAGTTTTTTGCAATGCAGATCGAACTCAGCAATATCGAGAAAATCTACCGTTACAAAAAATACTTTAACGCCCGTGAAGACATTATCCGCGAATCCCTGGTACCGGTGCATGAGCATCTGTCCGCTGCCTTTGTGGAGGAGCTGATCGCACAGCCCAATGCACGCGCATTTATCAAGCTGCTGCAGAGCAGCACGTACCGTTTGGGAATCGAGGATATGGAAAAGGATTACGTATATATCGAACAGTATACGGATTCCTTCCTGTATGAAAAGGCAAAAAAGAATATTTACTATTCTCTGGATGCCCCACTGGTATTTACCAGCTATCTGTATACCGCAGAGCGTGAGCTGGAAAATATCATCAATATTATCGAAGGTGTGCGTTACCACGTATCCATTGAGGATATGCAGCGCATGCTGATCTACTAG